The Burkholderiales bacterium genome includes a window with the following:
- a CDS encoding beta/gamma crystallin family protein: MKTTFAAGLAAGLAALSVAGASSAQIALYENEGFSGRNYSSSHSVSNLADSGFNDRASSAIVRGGRWQICADAYFAGRCTTLGPGEYPSLEAMGLSNRVSSVRSLGWTPDGGGGWNNQPQWGGGGGNWGSGSRAILYSGYSLSGETLVVEPGGMSNLDRRGFNDKARSLRVESGYWIFCTDANFQGDCHTYGPGDYPNLPMGQSHAISSGRRVSGNYPYRNNPNWGY; this comes from the coding sequence ATGAAGACCACCTTCGCGGCCGGTCTAGCGGCCGGCTTGGCCGCGCTTTCGGTCGCCGGCGCATCCAGCGCCCAGATCGCGCTGTACGAGAACGAGGGCTTCAGCGGCCGCAACTACTCGTCCAGCCACAGCGTCTCGAATCTCGCCGACAGCGGCTTCAACGACCGGGCGTCGTCGGCGATCGTGCGCGGCGGGCGTTGGCAGATCTGCGCCGATGCGTATTTCGCCGGCCGGTGCACGACGCTCGGTCCCGGCGAGTACCCGTCGCTCGAAGCGATGGGCTTGAGCAACCGCGTCTCGTCGGTGCGCTCGCTGGGCTGGACGCCCGACGGCGGCGGCGGCTGGAACAACCAGCCGCAGTGGGGCGGGGGCGGCGGGAACTGGGGATCCGGTTCGCGCGCGATCCTCTACTCGGGCTACAGCCTGTCGGGCGAGACGCTCGTCGTCGAGCCCGGCGGGATGTCCAACCTCGACCGGCGGGGATTCAACGACAAGGCGCGATCGCTGCGCGTGGAGTCCGGCTACTGGATCTTCTGCACCGACGCGAACTTCCAGGGCGACTGCCACACCTACGGGCCCGGCGACTACCCGAACCTGCCGATGGGGCAGAGCCACGCCATTTCGTCCGGGCGCCGGGTGTCGGGCAACTACCCCTATCGGAACAATCCGAACTGGGGTTATTGA